Proteins from one Limanda limanda chromosome 4, fLimLim1.1, whole genome shotgun sequence genomic window:
- the LOC132999973 gene encoding vesicle-associated membrane protein-associated protein B-like has translation MARPEQVLLLEPPHELKFRGPFSDVVTAILKLANPTDRNVCFKVKTTAPRRYCVRPNSGIIDAGTSINVSVMLQPFDYDPNEKSKHKFMVQSLLAPPDMTDMEGVWKEAKPDELMDSKLRCAFELPLENEKATPHNLRDSSTRYEQSPEVKKIVEECKTMQMEAQRLREENKQIREDDGPRMRKGNTMSSQHPSVAMKKEEGLSVRSVFLILLFFVVGAIVGKFVL, from the exons ATGGCCAGGCCGGAACAGGTTCTGCTCCTGGAGCCTCCGCACGAACTCAAATTCAGAG gaCCATTCTCAGATGTGGTCACCGCAATTCTCAAGCTCGCCAACCCAACggacagaaatgtgtgtttcaagGTGAAGACGACAGCACCACGCCGGTACTGTGTGCGGCCAAACAGTGGAATTATCGATGCAGGCACCTCAATCAATGTCTCAG TTATGCTGCAGCCTTTTGATTACGACCCCAATGAGAAGAGCAAACACAAGTTCATGGTCCAGTCCCTGCTAGCACCTCCTGACATGACTGACATGGAGGGAGTG TGGAAGGAGGCGAAACCAGATGAGCTGATGGACTCTAAGCTGAGGTGTGCTTTTGAGTTGCCACTGGAGAACGAGAAAGCG ACCCCACACAACTTGAGAGATAGCTCAACACGATATGAGCAGAGTCCGGAGGTGAAGAAGATCGTAGAGGAGTGCAAGACGATGCAGATGGAGGCTCAGAGGCTgagggaagaaaacaaacagattagG GAGGACGACGGTCCGCGGATGAGGAAGGGCAACACGATGTCGTCTCAGCACCCCTCGGTGGCCATGAAGAAAGAGGAAGGGTTGAGCGTCCGATCCGTGTTCCTCatcctgcttttctttgtggTGGGCGCCATCGTGGGCAAGTTCGTCTTGTAG
- the rab22a gene encoding ras-related protein Rab-22A has translation MALRELKVCLLGDTGVGKSSIVWRFVEDSFDPNINPTIGASFMTKTVQYQNELHKFLIWDTAGQERFRALAPMYYRGSAAAIIVYDITKEESFQTLKNWVKELRQHGPPNIVVAIAGNKCDLSDAREVPEREAKDYADSIHAIFVETSAKNAININEVFIEISRRIPVVEAAGGTSGKGFKLGRQASESRRTCC, from the exons ATGGCGCTGAGGGAGCTCAAAGTGTGTCTCCTGGGG GATACTGGCGTTGGAAAGTCAAGTATTGTTTGGAGATTTGTGGAGGACAGCTTTGACCCAAACATCAACCCAACAATTGG GGCGTCCTTCATGACCAAAACGGTGCAATACCAAAATGAACTACACAAGTTCCTGATCTGGGACACAGCGGGGCAGGAGCGG TTTCGTGCTCTGGCACCGATGTACTACAGAGGTTCGGCAGCAGCCATCATTGTTTATGACATCACAAAAGAG GAGTCCTTCCAAACACTGAAGAACTGGGTGAAGGAGCTGCGTCAGCACGGGCCTCCTAACATTGTGGTTGCCATCGCTGGCAACAAATGTGACCTGTCTGATGCCAG GGAAGTGCCAGAGAGAGAGGCCAAGGATTATGCTGATTCCATTCATGCCATCTTTGTAGAAACCAGCGCCAAGAACGCCATTAACATCAATGAGGTGTTTATAGAGATAA GTAGGCGGATCCCCGTTGTAGAGGCAGCAGGAGGCACTTCAGGAAAAGGTTTCAAACTGGGACGTCAGGCCTCAGAGTCTCGCAGGACGTGCTGCTGA
- the ppp4r1l gene encoding serine/threonine-protein phosphatase 4 regulatory subunit 1 isoform X1 — protein sequence MAGLSLYLEDGHCGLDDFGFDDFDDYGSECDGIRITAFLDAGQDNLTPLGRLEKYAFSENVFNRQIVARGLLDVLREFSDNENDFISVMETVARMSEDGEPTVRAELMEQVPNIAMFLHESRPNFPAAFSRYLVPIVVRYLTDPNNQVRKTSQAALLVLLEQGLISKADMETKVCPVLIDLTEPSSDDDYKIEAVAIMCKVVTMLSKDTVEHLLLPRFCDLCSDARLFQVRKVCAANFGEFCSIVGQEATEKLLMPKFFDLCSDSLWGIRKACAECFMMVSNSTSPEVRRSKLSPLFISLISDQSRWVRQAAFQSLGRFISTFANPSSTGLYFREDGALLELPRCTLEGDCSLNSLNCSDISGCRTERTIAHTLPNQDGRATPSPEHVSTADNEDMQSFDDNHSSVPGARPDRYTHTVSNRNGSPMTTNNARNTREMDKTDENFNSFNYWRSPLPDISGELEMLSCRKSGAVTPNEEKKERDEDEPGDNCPDSKSNHGNATSDQIQKVLDCLQPHMDDPDVQAQVQVLSAALKAAQLDSPEDDCPADDCPADDCPADDCPADDCPADDSPADDSPADDSPTEPQSEVQPESGTESPSEESPSEESISVEVQSDSVESHTEEMQTMETLPASESSPVQAQGDEETQTEPQEEEEEEEDQEEDQEEDQEEDQEEDQEEDQEEDQEEDQEEDQEEDQDDSSPNSPIPESELIESVEEEGKEDLAHSPGMEDKPKLQNVIPQQLLDQYLSMTDPARAQTVDTEIAKHCAFSLPGVALTLGRQNWHCLKDTYETLATDVQWKVRRTLAFSIHELAVILGDQLTAADLVPIFNGFLKDLDEVRIGVLKHLYDFLKLLHADKRREYLYQLQEFMVTDNSRNWRFRYELAEQLIMIIELYSHYDVYDYLRQIALTLCSDKVSEVRWISYKLVVEILQKLYASGADDLGMNFINELTVRFCHCPKWVGRQAFAFICQAIVEEDCMPMEQFSQHLLPSLLSLSSDPVANVRVLVAKALRQSVMEKAYFKEPGCAYSDELEETVMALQSDKDRDVRFSSSLDPNKGLMDTAPLI from the exons ATGGCAG GTCTATCTTTATACCTTGAAGATGGCCATTGTGGTTTGGATGACT tcGGATTTGATGACTTTGATGACTATGGTTCGGAGTGTGACGGAATCCGCATTACAGCCTTCCTCGATGCTGGACAAGACAACCTAACCCCTCTCGGGAGGCTAGAGAAGTATGCCTTCAGTGAGAATGTTTTCAATAG GCAGATCGTGGCTCGCGGCCTGCTTGATGTGCTTCGGGAGTTCAGTGACAATGAAAATGACTTTATCAGTGTCATGGAGACAGTTGCCAGAATGTCAGAAGATGGAG AGCCCACAGTGCGAGCTGAGCTGATGGAGCAGGTTCCAAACATTGCCATGTTTTTACACGAGAGTCGGCCCAACTTCCCAGCCGCTTTCTCAAGATACTTGGTACCAATTGTAGTCCGGTATCTCACTGATCCAAATAACCag GTGCGGAAGACGAGCCAGGCAGCCCTGCTCGTTCTACTGGAGCAGGGCCTCATCTCTAAAGCTGACATGGAGACCAAAGTATGTCCAGTTCTGATCGACCTCACAGAACCCAGCAGCGACGATGACTACAAAATAGAGGCTGTTGCT ATCATGTGTAAAGTTGTCACCATGTTGAGCAAAGACACAGTGGAGCATCTGCTACTGCCACGTTTCTGTGACCTGTGCAGTGATGCCAGACTCTTCCAAGTCCGCAAG GTCTGTGCGGCAAATTTTGGCGAGTTCTGTTCTATTGTGGGCCAGGAAGCCACAGAAAAACTACTG ATGCCCAAGTTCTTCGATCTGTGCTCAGACAGTCTGTGGGGGATCAGGAAAGCCTGTGCCGAGTGCTTCATGATGGTCTCAAATTCCACCTCTCCAGAGGTGCGACGGTCAAAACTGTCCCCCCTGTTCATCAGTCTCATCAGTGACCAGTCCCGCTGG GTGCGCCAAGCAGCCTTTCAGTCATTGGGACGTTTCATCTCCACCTTTGCCAACCCCTCCAGCACAGGCCTTTACTTCAGAGAGGACGGTGCCCTGCTAGAGCTACCCAGGTGTACATTGGAAGG CGACTGCTCCCTCAACTCCCTGAACTGCTCCGACATCAGCGGCTGCCGCACAGAAAGAACCATCGCTCACACACTTCCCAACCAGGACGGCCGCGCAACTCCGTCCCCAGAACACGTGTCGACAGCCGACAATGAGGATATGCAAAGCTTTGATGACAACCACAGTTCAGTTCCCGGAGCGAGGCCAGACCGCTACACCCACACTGTCTCGAACCGCAACGGCAGCCCTATGACAACAAACAATGCTAGGAACACAAGAGAGATGGACAAGACAGACGAGAACTTTAATTCTTTCAACTACTGGAGGTCTCCTTTACCAGACATCAGCGGGGAACTGGAGATGCTGAGTTGTCGCAAGTCAGGGGCCGTGACACCGaatgaggaaaagaaagagagggatgaggatgaaCCTGGGGATAATTGTCCTGATTCCAAGTCCAATCATGGCAACGCCACTAGCGACCAGATCCAAAAGGTTTTAGACTGTTTGCAACCACACATGGATGACCCTGATGTACAAG CTCAAGTACAGGTTTTGTCGGCAGCTTTGAAGGCCGCCCAGCTGGACAGTCCAGAAGACGACTGTCCAGCAGACGACTGTCCAGCAGACGACTGTCCAGCAGACGACTGTCCAGCAGACGACTGTCCAGCAGACGACAGTCCAGCAGACGACAGTCCAGCAGACGACAGCCCGACTGAACCGCAGTCAGAGGTGCAGCCTGAGAGCGGCACAGAGAGCCCGTCTGAGGAGAGCCCGTCTGAGGAGAGCATATCTGTGGAGGTTCAGTCAGACAGTGTGGAGAGCCACACAGAAGAGATGCAGACGATGGAAACTCTTCCAGCTTCAGAGTCGAGCCCCGTCCAGGCGCAAGGTGACGAAGAGACGCAGACGGagcctcaggaggaggaggaggaggaggaggaccaggaggaggaccaggaggaagACCAGGAAGAGGACCAGGAGGAAGACCAGGAAGAGGACCAGGAAGAGGACCAGGAAGAGGACCAGGaagaggaccaggaggaggatcAGGACGACTCTTCACCTAACTCACCTATTCCA gAGTCTGAACTGATAGAGAGtgtggaagaggagggaaaggaaGACCTGGCTCACAGCCCAGGGATGGAGGACAAGCCTAAGCTCCAG AATGTTAtcccgcagcagctgctggatcaGTACCTCTCTATGACGGACCCGGCCCGGGCCCAGACGGTGGATACGGAAATAGCCAAACACTGTGCCTTCAGCCTGCCGGGGGTCGCTCTCACTCTGGGACGACAGAACTGGCATTGCCTCAAGGACACGTATGAAACCCTGGCTACTGATGTGCAG TGGAAGGTGCGGCGTACGCTGGCGTTCTCCATCCATGAGCTGGCAGTTATCCTGGGAGACCAGCTGACGGCAGCCGATCTGGTTCCCATCTTCAACGGTTTCCTCAAAGACCTGGACGAGGTCCGCATTGGCGTGCTCAAACATCTGTATGACTTCCTCAAG ctgctgcacgCAGATAAGAGGAGAGAATATCTGTACCAGCTGCAGGAGTTCATGGTGACGGACAACAGCCGCAACTGGAGGTTCCGCTACGAGCTGGCAGA GCAGCTGATCATGATCATAGAGTTGTACAGCCACTACGATGTGTATGACTACCTCAGACAGATAGCACTCACACTCTGCTCTGACAAAGTCTCGGAGGTCAGGTGGATCTCATACAAACtg GTTGTAGAGATCCTCCAGAAGCTGTATGCAAGTGGTGCCGATGATCTGGGCATGAACTTCATCAACGAGCTCACTGTCAGGTTCTGCCACTGTCCCAAGTGGGTCGGGAGGCAGGCCTTTGCCTTCATctgccag GCTATAGTGGAGGAGGACTGTATGCCCATGGAGCAGTTCAGCCAGCACCTCCTGCCCAGCCTCCTCAGCCTCTCATCAGACCCAGTTGCTAACGTCCGTGTACTTGTGGCCAAGGCTCTACGACAGAGCGTCATGGAGAAAG CTTATTTCAAGGAGCCGGGCTGTGCCTACTCTGATGAGCTGGAAGAGACAGTGATGGCGCTGCAGTCTGACAAGGACCGGGACGTCCGCTTCTCCTCCAGCCTGGACCCCAACAAAGGCTTGATGGACACAGCCCCTTTGATTTAA
- the ppp4r1l gene encoding serine/threonine-protein phosphatase 4 regulatory subunit 1 isoform X2, which translates to MAGLSLYLEDGHCGLDDFGFDDFDDYGSECDGIRITAFLDAGQDNLTPLGRLEKYAFSENVFNRQIVARGLLDVLREFSDNENDFISVMETVARMSEDGEPTVRAELMEQVPNIAMFLHESRPNFPAAFSRYLVPIVVRYLTDPNNQVRKTSQAALLVLLEQGLISKADMETKVCPVLIDLTEPSSDDDYKIEAVAIMCKVVTMLSKDTVEHLLLPRFCDLCSDARLFQVRKVCAANFGEFCSIVGQEATEKLLMPKFFDLCSDSLWGIRKACAECFMMVSNSTSPEVRRSKLSPLFISLISDQSRWVRQAAFQSLGRFISTFANPSSTGLYFREDGALLELPRCTLEGGCRTERTIAHTLPNQDGRATPSPEHVSTADNEDMQSFDDNHSSVPGARPDRYTHTVSNRNGSPMTTNNARNTREMDKTDENFNSFNYWRSPLPDISGELEMLSCRKSGAVTPNEEKKERDEDEPGDNCPDSKSNHGNATSDQIQKVLDCLQPHMDDPDVQAQVQVLSAALKAAQLDSPEDDCPADDCPADDCPADDCPADDCPADDSPADDSPADDSPTEPQSEVQPESGTESPSEESPSEESISVEVQSDSVESHTEEMQTMETLPASESSPVQAQGDEETQTEPQEEEEEEEDQEEDQEEDQEEDQEEDQEEDQEEDQEEDQEEDQEEDQDDSSPNSPIPESELIESVEEEGKEDLAHSPGMEDKPKLQNVIPQQLLDQYLSMTDPARAQTVDTEIAKHCAFSLPGVALTLGRQNWHCLKDTYETLATDVQWKVRRTLAFSIHELAVILGDQLTAADLVPIFNGFLKDLDEVRIGVLKHLYDFLKLLHADKRREYLYQLQEFMVTDNSRNWRFRYELAEQLIMIIELYSHYDVYDYLRQIALTLCSDKVSEVRWISYKLVVEILQKLYASGADDLGMNFINELTVRFCHCPKWVGRQAFAFICQAIVEEDCMPMEQFSQHLLPSLLSLSSDPVANVRVLVAKALRQSVMEKAYFKEPGCAYSDELEETVMALQSDKDRDVRFSSSLDPNKGLMDTAPLI; encoded by the exons ATGGCAG GTCTATCTTTATACCTTGAAGATGGCCATTGTGGTTTGGATGACT tcGGATTTGATGACTTTGATGACTATGGTTCGGAGTGTGACGGAATCCGCATTACAGCCTTCCTCGATGCTGGACAAGACAACCTAACCCCTCTCGGGAGGCTAGAGAAGTATGCCTTCAGTGAGAATGTTTTCAATAG GCAGATCGTGGCTCGCGGCCTGCTTGATGTGCTTCGGGAGTTCAGTGACAATGAAAATGACTTTATCAGTGTCATGGAGACAGTTGCCAGAATGTCAGAAGATGGAG AGCCCACAGTGCGAGCTGAGCTGATGGAGCAGGTTCCAAACATTGCCATGTTTTTACACGAGAGTCGGCCCAACTTCCCAGCCGCTTTCTCAAGATACTTGGTACCAATTGTAGTCCGGTATCTCACTGATCCAAATAACCag GTGCGGAAGACGAGCCAGGCAGCCCTGCTCGTTCTACTGGAGCAGGGCCTCATCTCTAAAGCTGACATGGAGACCAAAGTATGTCCAGTTCTGATCGACCTCACAGAACCCAGCAGCGACGATGACTACAAAATAGAGGCTGTTGCT ATCATGTGTAAAGTTGTCACCATGTTGAGCAAAGACACAGTGGAGCATCTGCTACTGCCACGTTTCTGTGACCTGTGCAGTGATGCCAGACTCTTCCAAGTCCGCAAG GTCTGTGCGGCAAATTTTGGCGAGTTCTGTTCTATTGTGGGCCAGGAAGCCACAGAAAAACTACTG ATGCCCAAGTTCTTCGATCTGTGCTCAGACAGTCTGTGGGGGATCAGGAAAGCCTGTGCCGAGTGCTTCATGATGGTCTCAAATTCCACCTCTCCAGAGGTGCGACGGTCAAAACTGTCCCCCCTGTTCATCAGTCTCATCAGTGACCAGTCCCGCTGG GTGCGCCAAGCAGCCTTTCAGTCATTGGGACGTTTCATCTCCACCTTTGCCAACCCCTCCAGCACAGGCCTTTACTTCAGAGAGGACGGTGCCCTGCTAGAGCTACCCAGGTGTACATTGGAAGG CGGCTGCCGCACAGAAAGAACCATCGCTCACACACTTCCCAACCAGGACGGCCGCGCAACTCCGTCCCCAGAACACGTGTCGACAGCCGACAATGAGGATATGCAAAGCTTTGATGACAACCACAGTTCAGTTCCCGGAGCGAGGCCAGACCGCTACACCCACACTGTCTCGAACCGCAACGGCAGCCCTATGACAACAAACAATGCTAGGAACACAAGAGAGATGGACAAGACAGACGAGAACTTTAATTCTTTCAACTACTGGAGGTCTCCTTTACCAGACATCAGCGGGGAACTGGAGATGCTGAGTTGTCGCAAGTCAGGGGCCGTGACACCGaatgaggaaaagaaagagagggatgaggatgaaCCTGGGGATAATTGTCCTGATTCCAAGTCCAATCATGGCAACGCCACTAGCGACCAGATCCAAAAGGTTTTAGACTGTTTGCAACCACACATGGATGACCCTGATGTACAAG CTCAAGTACAGGTTTTGTCGGCAGCTTTGAAGGCCGCCCAGCTGGACAGTCCAGAAGACGACTGTCCAGCAGACGACTGTCCAGCAGACGACTGTCCAGCAGACGACTGTCCAGCAGACGACTGTCCAGCAGACGACAGTCCAGCAGACGACAGTCCAGCAGACGACAGCCCGACTGAACCGCAGTCAGAGGTGCAGCCTGAGAGCGGCACAGAGAGCCCGTCTGAGGAGAGCCCGTCTGAGGAGAGCATATCTGTGGAGGTTCAGTCAGACAGTGTGGAGAGCCACACAGAAGAGATGCAGACGATGGAAACTCTTCCAGCTTCAGAGTCGAGCCCCGTCCAGGCGCAAGGTGACGAAGAGACGCAGACGGagcctcaggaggaggaggaggaggaggaggaccaggaggaggaccaggaggaagACCAGGAAGAGGACCAGGAGGAAGACCAGGAAGAGGACCAGGAAGAGGACCAGGAAGAGGACCAGGaagaggaccaggaggaggatcAGGACGACTCTTCACCTAACTCACCTATTCCA gAGTCTGAACTGATAGAGAGtgtggaagaggagggaaaggaaGACCTGGCTCACAGCCCAGGGATGGAGGACAAGCCTAAGCTCCAG AATGTTAtcccgcagcagctgctggatcaGTACCTCTCTATGACGGACCCGGCCCGGGCCCAGACGGTGGATACGGAAATAGCCAAACACTGTGCCTTCAGCCTGCCGGGGGTCGCTCTCACTCTGGGACGACAGAACTGGCATTGCCTCAAGGACACGTATGAAACCCTGGCTACTGATGTGCAG TGGAAGGTGCGGCGTACGCTGGCGTTCTCCATCCATGAGCTGGCAGTTATCCTGGGAGACCAGCTGACGGCAGCCGATCTGGTTCCCATCTTCAACGGTTTCCTCAAAGACCTGGACGAGGTCCGCATTGGCGTGCTCAAACATCTGTATGACTTCCTCAAG ctgctgcacgCAGATAAGAGGAGAGAATATCTGTACCAGCTGCAGGAGTTCATGGTGACGGACAACAGCCGCAACTGGAGGTTCCGCTACGAGCTGGCAGA GCAGCTGATCATGATCATAGAGTTGTACAGCCACTACGATGTGTATGACTACCTCAGACAGATAGCACTCACACTCTGCTCTGACAAAGTCTCGGAGGTCAGGTGGATCTCATACAAACtg GTTGTAGAGATCCTCCAGAAGCTGTATGCAAGTGGTGCCGATGATCTGGGCATGAACTTCATCAACGAGCTCACTGTCAGGTTCTGCCACTGTCCCAAGTGGGTCGGGAGGCAGGCCTTTGCCTTCATctgccag GCTATAGTGGAGGAGGACTGTATGCCCATGGAGCAGTTCAGCCAGCACCTCCTGCCCAGCCTCCTCAGCCTCTCATCAGACCCAGTTGCTAACGTCCGTGTACTTGTGGCCAAGGCTCTACGACAGAGCGTCATGGAGAAAG CTTATTTCAAGGAGCCGGGCTGTGCCTACTCTGATGAGCTGGAAGAGACAGTGATGGCGCTGCAGTCTGACAAGGACCGGGACGTCCGCTTCTCCTCCAGCCTGGACCCCAACAAAGGCTTGATGGACACAGCCCCTTTGATTTAA
- the LOC133000535 gene encoding pre-miRNA 5'-monophosphate methyltransferase → MATCRTENESVDESKDPGAAPRGNFINYYTFNPPENRLGLIPASLLRDLGLSGGGKTLLLDVGCNSGDLSVAFYNHVVQPPVCGEEPEGREVHLLGFDLDEALIQRAQDANPLPSNVSFIPLDITTDTETLQAYLSGHGCSLFHLSLCLAVTMWVHLNHGDSGLLQLLSHLASISQHLLLEAQPWKCYRSAARRLRKLGRSDFDSFKTLKIHGDIAKHVREHLEKHCGMELIQSFGSTVWDRKLLLFRRTRS, encoded by the exons GTCGGTGGATGAATCGAAGGATCCCGGAGCTGCTCCTCGTGGAAACTTCATCAACTATTACACCTTCAACCCTCCGGAGAACCGACTGGGTCTGATCCCAGCTTCACTGCTGCGGGACTTAGGTCTCAGCGGCGGGGGGAAGACTCTGCTGCTGGACGTGGGCTGTAACTCAGGG GACCTGAGCGTAGCCTTCTATAACCATGTGGTGCAGCCGCCCGTGTGTGGAGAAGAGCCTGAGGGGAGAGAAGTTCATCTCCTGGGATTCGACCTGGACGAGGCTCTGATCCAGCGAGCGCAGGACGCCAACCCGCTGCCCAGCAACGTCTCCTTCATCCCTCTGGACATCACCACAGACACGGAGACGCTGCAGGCCTACCTCAGTGGACACGGCTGCTCCCTCTTCCACCTGAGTCTGTGCCTGGCTGTCACCATGTGGGTCCATCTGAACCACGGAGACTCcggcctgctgcagctcctctctcacctggCCTCCATCAGCCAGCACCTCCTGCTGGAGGCCCAGCCCTGGAAGTGCTACCGCTCAGCCGCCCGGCGCCTGAGGAAGCTGGGCCGCTCGGACTTTGACAGCTTCAAGACCCTGAAGATCCACGGGGACATAGCGAAACATGTCcgggagcacctggagaaacaCTGCGGCATGGAGCTCATCCAGAGCTTCGGCAGCACAGTGTGGGAcagaaaactgctgctgttCAGACGGACGAGAAGCTGA